One Aegilops tauschii subsp. strangulata cultivar AL8/78 chromosome 7, Aet v6.0, whole genome shotgun sequence genomic window carries:
- the LOC120968371 gene encoding uncharacterized protein → MAGRQPDHEDQQRLAGNKRGALIVAMRETAAMSPMDGLAYLDGLLNALATADEGKAEATLGYKEAFEVQKRLLECQDEARALQEKAEDCLVRMKLAAKTAEEAWNEGKHLEGFEAAYLAMKVAREKEGLLKEREILTKKLELARLDRELVLGMNVR, encoded by the exons ATGGCGGGGAGGCAGCCGGACCATGAAGACCAACAGCGGTTGGCGGGCAACAAGCGGGGCGCCCTAATAGTAGCGATGAGGGAGACGGCAGCGATGAGTCCCATGGATGGCCTAG CATATCTTGATGGCCTACTCAACGCCTTGGCCACCGCCGACGAAGGCAAGGCCGAGGCCACTCTGGGCTACAAGGAGGCATTTGAGGTGCAGAAGAGGCTACTGGAGTGTCAGGACGAGGCGAGGGCCCTGCAGGAGAAGGCGGAGGACTGCCTGGTTAGGATGAAGCTCGCAGCCAAGACGGCGGAGGAGGCATGGAACGAGGGGAAACATCTGGAAGGCTTCGAGGCCGCCTACCTCGCCATGAAGGTGGCACGGGAGAAGGAGGGGCTTCTGAAAGAGCGTGAGATCCTCACCAAGAAGCTTGAGCTTGCCCGGTTGGACAGAGAGTTGGTTCTCGGCATGAATGTGCGGTAA